A section of the Spirosoma pollinicola genome encodes:
- a CDS encoding DUF5107 domain-containing protein produces MTSQKVRVWEEPVIIPTYGLGKPEKNPMFLEKRVYQGSSGVVYPNAVIEKINDQKEDQTYQAVYLENEYLKIMILPQLGGRVQMAFDKVKNRHFVYYNQVIKPALVGLTGPWISGGIEFNWPQHHRPSTFEAVDFTMEEHADGSKTVWVSEVERMFGTKGMAGFRLHPGKAYLEIQGVLYNRTDVPQTFLWWSNPALKVNDHYQSVFPPDVHAVFDHGRRDVSSFPIAKGTYYKVDYSPGTDISRYKNIQVPTSYMAVESKYDFVGGYEHDTKGGLLHVASHHLSPGKKQWTWGNGEFGYAWDRNLTDEDGPYVELMTGVFTDNQPDFSWLMPNEERTFVQYFMPYSEIGIVKNATKEAAVNLEFTENEVQISVYTTAAYPGALVRLTDADQVIFEQRVDLSPAHPFIHTVAVTISRQAAVRVSVTTSEGVELVAYQPDDSSAEPTIPEPAVAAKAPADVETNEQLFLTGQHIEQYRHATYSATDYYEEALRRDPKDSRCNNAMGLWYHKHGQFAKAEPYFRAAIQTLTARNPNPYDGGAYYNLGLCLTRLGRYDDAFDAFYKATWNAAWQDTSFLELARIATRRKNDQQALELVERSLVRNWHGHSARHLKVALLRKTGNLDEARRLIDDTLAIDKFHFGCLFERVLIEADKDNVAGPEARQELKKLMRHYVHNYLAYALDYSRAGLYDEAAQLLLELVESQSTVYPIVYYFLAYFYAQLGQTDQRAAYLEKATEANPDFVFPNRLDELIVLQWAATQTGYNHARTLYYLGNFWYGNRQYAEAIAAWEQSAQLDDTFPTVFRNLSLAYQNKLYRSDDALRMLEKAFALDTTDARVLMELDQLYKKLNHAPHNRLALLEKHLTATEQRDDLYLERITLYNQLGHYQTARQLLAARQFHPWEGGEGKVVGQYLISHIELAKQALRADNPTEALDLLTEAETYPVNLGEGKLYGVQENDIFYLKGLAHEALNDTATAIAYFERATLGLDAPVQAIFYNDQQPDKLVYQGLAWKKLNDHERAERLFTKLIQYGEAHLNDEIKLDYFAVSLPDMLVFDTDLNERNRIHCYYLMALGNLGLGNEHTSQAIAYFDKVLTMDINHQGAIIHRNMVDFQQANYQHS; encoded by the coding sequence ATGACCTCACAGAAAGTTCGTGTCTGGGAAGAACCCGTAATCATCCCTACCTACGGCCTGGGAAAACCCGAAAAGAACCCGATGTTCCTGGAAAAAAGGGTGTATCAGGGGAGCAGTGGCGTGGTATACCCCAACGCTGTTATCGAGAAAATCAACGACCAGAAAGAAGACCAGACCTATCAGGCGGTTTACCTGGAAAACGAATACCTCAAGATCATGATTCTGCCGCAGCTGGGCGGGCGGGTTCAGATGGCGTTCGATAAAGTCAAAAATCGTCATTTTGTCTATTACAATCAGGTTATCAAACCCGCCCTTGTGGGGCTGACTGGCCCCTGGATTTCGGGTGGTATCGAGTTCAACTGGCCGCAGCACCACCGTCCAAGCACATTCGAGGCTGTCGATTTCACGATGGAAGAACACGCCGATGGGTCTAAAACGGTATGGGTGAGCGAAGTGGAGCGGATGTTTGGTACAAAAGGCATGGCCGGTTTCCGGCTCCACCCCGGCAAGGCTTACCTCGAAATTCAGGGCGTCCTCTATAACCGGACCGACGTTCCCCAAACGTTTCTGTGGTGGAGCAACCCGGCCCTGAAAGTGAACGACCACTATCAATCGGTGTTTCCGCCCGATGTGCACGCTGTTTTCGACCACGGTCGCCGGGACGTTTCGTCGTTTCCGATTGCGAAAGGCACCTACTACAAAGTCGATTATTCGCCGGGAACAGATATTTCGCGCTACAAGAATATTCAGGTACCCACATCCTACATGGCGGTCGAGTCGAAATACGATTTTGTGGGGGGGTATGAACACGACACCAAAGGGGGGCTGCTGCACGTGGCGAGTCACCACCTGTCGCCCGGCAAAAAGCAGTGGACGTGGGGCAACGGCGAATTTGGCTACGCCTGGGACCGCAATCTGACCGATGAAGACGGGCCGTACGTGGAGTTAATGACGGGCGTATTTACCGACAATCAGCCCGATTTTTCGTGGCTTATGCCTAATGAAGAACGCACCTTCGTGCAGTACTTTATGCCATACAGCGAAATTGGCATCGTCAAAAACGCAACGAAGGAAGCGGCTGTCAATCTGGAATTTACAGAAAACGAGGTTCAGATAAGCGTCTATACAACAGCCGCTTATCCGGGAGCCCTAGTACGGCTAACGGATGCGGACCAGGTCATTTTTGAGCAGCGTGTTGACCTCTCGCCAGCCCATCCGTTCATACATACTGTAGCCGTAACGATAAGCAGACAAGCCGCTGTTCGGGTGAGTGTGACCACCTCCGAAGGCGTTGAACTGGTAGCCTACCAGCCCGACGATAGCAGTGCTGAACCTACTATTCCGGAACCGGCTGTCGCAGCGAAAGCCCCGGCCGATGTCGAAACTAATGAGCAACTATTTCTAACGGGTCAGCACATCGAGCAGTATCGCCACGCGACTTATTCAGCGACGGATTACTACGAAGAAGCCCTGCGCCGGGATCCGAAAGACAGCCGTTGCAATAACGCGATGGGCCTGTGGTATCACAAACACGGGCAATTTGCCAAAGCCGAACCGTATTTCCGGGCGGCTATTCAAACGCTAACGGCCCGCAACCCGAACCCCTACGACGGCGGAGCGTATTACAATCTGGGCTTGTGCCTGACCAGGCTGGGCCGCTACGACGACGCGTTCGACGCGTTCTACAAAGCCACCTGGAATGCCGCCTGGCAGGATACCAGCTTTCTGGAACTTGCCCGGATTGCCACCCGTCGAAAGAACGACCAACAGGCCCTCGAACTGGTCGAGCGGTCGCTGGTACGCAACTGGCACGGTCACTCGGCCCGGCATCTGAAGGTGGCCCTGCTCCGCAAAACAGGCAACCTGGACGAAGCCCGGCGGCTCATCGACGATACCCTGGCCATCGATAAATTTCATTTCGGGTGTTTGTTCGAGCGGGTTCTCATTGAAGCGGATAAGGATAACGTTGCCGGGCCTGAAGCGCGTCAGGAGCTGAAGAAACTCATGCGGCACTATGTCCACAACTATCTGGCCTACGCTCTTGATTACAGCCGCGCCGGGTTGTATGACGAAGCGGCTCAATTACTGCTGGAACTGGTTGAATCGCAGTCGACGGTTTACCCGATCGTCTATTATTTTCTGGCTTATTTCTACGCTCAGTTGGGGCAAACCGACCAACGTGCGGCTTACCTCGAAAAAGCGACCGAAGCGAACCCGGATTTTGTATTTCCCAACCGGCTCGATGAACTGATTGTGTTGCAGTGGGCCGCTACGCAGACCGGCTACAACCACGCCCGCACACTTTATTACCTCGGCAATTTCTGGTACGGCAACCGGCAATATGCCGAAGCCATTGCCGCCTGGGAGCAATCGGCCCAATTGGACGATACGTTCCCCACGGTGTTCCGCAACCTGTCGCTGGCCTATCAGAACAAATTGTATCGCTCAGACGATGCGCTTCGGATGCTGGAAAAAGCCTTCGCGCTCGACACCACCGATGCACGGGTACTGATGGAACTGGACCAGTTGTATAAAAAACTGAACCACGCCCCCCACAACAGGCTCGCCTTACTCGAAAAGCACCTCACTGCCACTGAGCAGCGGGATGATTTATACCTCGAACGCATCACGCTCTATAACCAGTTGGGCCACTACCAGACCGCCCGGCAATTGCTGGCCGCCCGGCAGTTTCACCCGTGGGAAGGGGGCGAGGGCAAAGTAGTCGGGCAGTATTTGATTAGCCATATCGAACTGGCCAAACAGGCTCTACGAGCTGATAATCCGACGGAAGCCCTTGACCTGCTGACTGAGGCAGAAACCTATCCGGTTAATCTGGGCGAAGGGAAACTGTATGGCGTGCAGGAGAATGATATTTTTTACCTGAAAGGGCTGGCTCATGAAGCGCTGAACGACACAGCTACGGCAATCGCGTATTTTGAACGGGCTACGTTGGGCCTCGATGCGCCCGTACAAGCCATTTTCTATAACGACCAGCAACCCGACAAACTGGTTTATCAGGGGTTGGCCTGGAAAAAACTAAACGACCACGAACGGGCCGAACGGCTGTTCACGAAGCTGATCCAGTACGGCGAAGCACACCTGAACGACGAGATTAAACTCGATTATTTCGCCGTGTCGCTGCCCGACATGCTGGTTTTCGACACGGACCTCAACGAGCGCAACCGGATTCACTGCTATTACCTGATGGCCCTGGGCAACCTGGGTTTGGGTAATGAGCACACGAGTCAGGCTATCGCTTATTTTGATAAAGTGCTAACGATGGACATTAACCATCAGGGAGCCATCATTCACCGCAACATGGTCGATTTTCAACAGGCAAACTACCAGCATTCCTGA
- a CDS encoding SGNH/GDSL hydrolase family protein: MKSTSQLAAVFSLLMLLTASRPVSYGTADPATFLADIKTELTKEWPKNRSITLLFHGHSVPAGYFKTPVVNTLGAYPNQLLKHLKERYPTAVINVLVTAIGGEHSEQGAARFQTDVLPHKPDVLFIDYALNDRGIGVKKARQSWQTMIEQAQQAGIKVILLTPSPDLSVDMSKPDNELNQHANQIRQLADIYQTGLVDSYQAFDTKRQQGDTLSRYMAQGNHPNEAGHTLIVDELMKWF, encoded by the coding sequence ATGAAGTCAACCTCCCAACTGGCGGCCGTTTTTTCCCTGCTTATGCTGCTGACGGCGTCCCGCCCGGTGTCATACGGTACAGCTGACCCAGCCACATTTTTGGCCGACATCAAAACGGAATTGACAAAAGAGTGGCCGAAAAACAGGTCGATCACGCTGTTGTTTCACGGCCACAGCGTTCCGGCCGGGTACTTCAAAACGCCGGTGGTTAACACGTTGGGTGCGTACCCGAATCAGTTGCTGAAACACCTGAAAGAACGGTATCCAACGGCTGTAATTAACGTACTGGTGACGGCCATTGGCGGAGAGCATTCCGAACAGGGAGCCGCCCGCTTTCAGACCGATGTGCTGCCGCATAAACCCGATGTCCTGTTTATCGACTACGCCCTCAACGACCGGGGAATTGGCGTAAAAAAGGCGCGACAATCGTGGCAGACAATGATTGAGCAGGCGCAGCAGGCGGGCATAAAAGTCATTCTGCTCACGCCCTCGCCCGATTTGAGCGTAGACATGAGCAAACCCGATAACGAACTGAATCAACACGCCAACCAGATTCGGCAACTGGCAGATATATACCAGACAGGCCTGGTTGACAGCTATCAGGCGTTCGACACCAAACGTCAGCAGGGCGACACCCTGAGCCGGTATATGGCGCAGGGCAATCACCCCAACGAAGCCGGGCACACGCTGATTGTAGATGAATTGATGAAGTGGTTTTAG
- a CDS encoding sugar-binding domain-containing protein, whose translation MRQTILLFISLIVLPVFAFAQDELSLAGEWDVAFDTNLDGGAHRWLNNNYPYRMTLPGTTDEAGLGDSLTMKPSLDREALYQLARKHRYIGTVWYRRTVNIPANWQGKQIELMLERVLWQSRVYVDGNEANLQQQESLTTPHRYNLTSLLTPGTHTLLLRVNNKRQYEISHNTLAHAYTDGTQTIWNGAIGKLALIAREPVFISHLRTETTKTNTVNVQVELQNKTGKATSGMLQLTARVNGKDLPAARQTIRVDSGQQRVDMAYDLGRNIQLWDEFSPSIYHLTAEFVADNAKTKSSYKTTFGVRQLTSEKSLLHINGRRLFLRGTLECAIFPLTGHPPTDRAGWEKVVGTARQYGLNHIRFHSWCPPEAAFDVADSLGFYLQIELPLWSLQVGEDPKADQFIRHEAARMSREYGNHPSFCFWSMGNELEGRFSFLTDLMTHLQQTDKRHLYTTTSYSFQPPHGNWPEPADDYFITQQTKLGWVRGQGVFNQQSPAFTDDYSASIVGMPVPLVTHEVGQYAVFPNMAEISKYTGVLEPISLISIRNDLQKKGLLPLADKYLKASGKLAAILYKEELERLLRTPGASGIQLLDLHDFPGQGTADIGLLDAFWDSKGILTAEEFRQFCSSVVPLVRFPKATYTNAETFAATAELANFGAVPLPNVTPEWSLRDETGKQLAGGKLPKTTVPVGNGNSLGSINASLSGIKTAKQLTLTLSLQGTPYKNTWHVWVYPASVPDVSADVVFTQSTDEAMQALAQGKKVLLNPDYKQMTGMEGKFVPVFWSPVHFPAQAITMGLLCDPTHPALRGFPTDFHTDWQWWDLCTKSTTMILPDNKLTPIVRQIDNFANNRYLASIVEAKVGDGRLMLCSFDISTDLENRLVARQLRYSLLNYMNTKAFSPTGALSVDEVKALTAKKTEQALKN comes from the coding sequence ATGCGCCAGACTATTCTCTTGTTTATTAGCCTTATCGTCCTGCCCGTATTCGCCTTTGCCCAGGACGAACTGTCGCTGGCAGGTGAGTGGGATGTGGCTTTTGACACAAACCTGGACGGCGGGGCGCATCGCTGGCTGAACAATAATTATCCCTACAGGATGACTCTTCCCGGCACAACAGATGAAGCCGGCCTGGGCGATTCCCTCACAATGAAACCATCGCTCGACCGCGAAGCCTTGTATCAACTGGCCCGTAAACATCGCTATATCGGTACGGTCTGGTACCGGCGTACCGTAAACATTCCAGCCAACTGGCAGGGTAAACAAATTGAGCTTATGCTGGAACGGGTGCTCTGGCAAAGCCGGGTGTATGTAGATGGAAACGAAGCAAATCTGCAACAGCAGGAAAGCCTGACCACGCCCCACCGATACAACCTGACGAGCCTGCTGACGCCGGGTACACACACCCTCCTACTACGCGTGAACAACAAGCGGCAGTACGAAATCAGTCATAATACGCTGGCTCACGCCTATACCGACGGAACGCAGACGATCTGGAACGGAGCCATCGGAAAACTTGCTCTCATCGCCCGCGAACCGGTTTTTATCAGTCACCTCCGCACCGAAACGACGAAGACAAACACGGTTAATGTGCAGGTTGAGTTACAAAATAAAACGGGCAAGGCAACTTCCGGCATGTTGCAGTTAACAGCGCGTGTGAACGGGAAAGACCTGCCCGCAGCCAGGCAAACGATACGGGTGGATTCCGGGCAGCAACGGGTAGACATGGCGTATGATCTGGGCCGAAACATACAGCTTTGGGATGAATTTTCGCCTTCGATCTATCACCTGACGGCCGAATTTGTAGCGGATAATGCCAAAACAAAAAGTTCGTATAAAACCACGTTCGGCGTTCGGCAACTGACCAGCGAGAAAAGTTTGCTTCACATCAACGGTCGCCGGTTGTTTCTGCGGGGCACCCTCGAATGCGCTATTTTTCCGCTCACGGGTCACCCGCCTACCGATCGCGCGGGTTGGGAAAAAGTAGTTGGAACGGCCCGTCAATACGGCCTGAACCATATCCGGTTCCACTCGTGGTGTCCACCCGAAGCGGCTTTCGACGTAGCCGATTCGCTGGGTTTTTATTTGCAGATCGAACTGCCTTTATGGAGTTTGCAGGTGGGCGAAGACCCGAAAGCCGACCAGTTCATTCGACATGAAGCGGCCCGTATGAGCCGGGAATACGGCAATCATCCGTCGTTCTGCTTCTGGTCGATGGGAAACGAACTGGAAGGGCGCTTCAGCTTCCTGACCGATCTGATGACGCACCTTCAGCAGACCGACAAACGCCACCTGTACACCACAACCTCGTACTCGTTTCAGCCGCCCCACGGAAATTGGCCCGAACCCGCCGACGACTACTTCATCACGCAACAGACAAAGTTGGGTTGGGTGCGCGGACAGGGCGTTTTCAACCAGCAATCGCCAGCCTTTACCGATGACTACTCGGCCTCCATAGTGGGCATGCCCGTACCGCTCGTGACGCACGAAGTAGGGCAGTATGCCGTGTTTCCCAACATGGCCGAAATCAGTAAATACACAGGCGTGCTGGAACCCATCAGCCTGATTTCGATTCGCAACGACCTGCAAAAAAAGGGACTGCTACCGCTAGCCGACAAGTACCTGAAAGCGAGCGGAAAACTGGCGGCTATTTTGTACAAGGAAGAACTGGAACGGCTTCTGCGCACGCCGGGCGCAAGCGGCATTCAGTTGCTCGACCTGCACGATTTTCCGGGACAGGGTACGGCGGATATTGGCTTGCTCGATGCTTTCTGGGATAGCAAGGGTATCCTGACTGCTGAAGAATTCCGGCAGTTTTGTTCATCGGTGGTGCCGCTGGTACGCTTCCCCAAAGCGACCTATACCAACGCAGAGACGTTCGCGGCCACCGCCGAACTCGCCAACTTCGGCGCCGTTCCGTTACCGAACGTAACACCGGAATGGTCACTGCGGGACGAAACCGGAAAGCAACTGGCCGGTGGGAAACTCCCGAAAACGACGGTGCCGGTGGGAAACGGCAACTCACTCGGCAGCATCAACGCCAGCCTGTCGGGCATCAAAACCGCTAAACAACTCACGCTGACCCTGTCACTGCAGGGAACACCTTACAAAAACACCTGGCACGTCTGGGTATATCCCGCCAGCGTACCCGATGTTTCGGCGGATGTCGTCTTCACTCAATCGACCGACGAGGCCATGCAGGCATTGGCGCAGGGCAAAAAGGTGCTGCTTAACCCCGACTACAAGCAGATGACCGGGATGGAAGGCAAGTTTGTTCCTGTGTTCTGGAGTCCAGTTCACTTCCCGGCGCAGGCGATCACGATGGGCCTGCTATGCGACCCCACGCACCCGGCGCTACGCGGATTTCCAACCGATTTCCACACCGACTGGCAGTGGTGGGATCTATGCACCAAATCGACTACGATGATCTTGCCCGACAACAAACTAACACCCATCGTGCGACAGATCGACAACTTCGCCAACAATCGGTATCTGGCAAGCATCGTGGAAGCAAAGGTGGGCGACGGGCGGCTGATGCTCTGTAGTTTCGACATTAGCACCGACCTTGAAAACCGTCTGGTGGCCCGGCAACTGCGGTATAGTTTGCTGAACTACATGAATACGAAAGCATTTAGCCCAACGGGTGCGCTATCTGTTGACGAGGTTAAAGCTCTTACGGCAAAAAAGACGGAACAGGCCCTTAAAAACTAG
- a CDS encoding sugar porter family MFS transporter, whose protein sequence is MENSRVSTNYSLGISFISALGGYLFGFDFAVIAGALPLLREVFGLTAWWEGFLTGTLALGCMAGCVIAGRLADRYGRRPALMVAAGIFAVSSVGMALSGSLTTFMVARFVAGIGVGMASMLSPMYIAEVSPAEIRGRNVAINQLTIVIGILITNLVNYGLANNGPDAWRLMFGLGAVPSLLFLFGVVWLPESPRWLIQHGMVEQGTAILQRIGGPVFAEKTVADVHLSAENKAKVALSELLAPGIRSAVFVGIGLAVFQQLCGINVVFNYTSTIFETVGANLDRQLFETVAIGVVNLLFTVVAMWQVDKLGRKPLMLFGAIGLSILYVVIATLLQTGASAGLLSIFVLLAIATYATSLAPVTWVLISEIFPNRVRGLASSVAILALWGSYFILVFTFPILAETLGTYGPFWLYAGICLIGFVFVLRNVRETKGKTLEEMEEVFMPH, encoded by the coding sequence ATGGAAAACTCCCGCGTCAGTACGAATTATTCTTTGGGCATTTCCTTTATCTCAGCGTTGGGCGGCTACCTCTTCGGGTTCGACTTTGCTGTGATTGCCGGGGCATTGCCATTGCTGCGGGAGGTGTTCGGCCTAACGGCCTGGTGGGAGGGTTTTTTGACGGGAACGCTGGCCCTGGGCTGTATGGCGGGATGCGTCATAGCGGGCCGACTTGCTGACCGGTACGGCCGCCGACCGGCCCTGATGGTAGCAGCCGGTATCTTTGCCGTATCGTCGGTCGGGATGGCCCTGTCCGGTTCGCTGACGACGTTTATGGTAGCCCGATTCGTGGCAGGTATTGGCGTGGGAATGGCCTCTATGCTGAGTCCGATGTACATTGCCGAGGTGTCGCCCGCCGAGATCCGGGGGCGAAATGTGGCCATTAACCAACTGACCATTGTCATTGGCATTCTGATTACCAATCTGGTTAACTATGGTCTGGCCAACAACGGTCCCGATGCCTGGCGATTGATGTTCGGTCTGGGAGCTGTGCCGTCACTTTTATTCCTGTTCGGTGTCGTCTGGTTGCCCGAAAGCCCCCGCTGGCTGATTCAGCACGGAATGGTTGAACAGGGAACGGCCATTCTGCAACGCATTGGCGGTCCTGTTTTTGCCGAAAAGACAGTGGCCGACGTTCACCTTTCGGCCGAAAACAAGGCAAAAGTAGCCCTGTCAGAATTACTGGCACCGGGCATACGGTCGGCGGTTTTCGTGGGTATCGGACTAGCGGTGTTTCAGCAGTTGTGCGGTATCAATGTCGTGTTCAATTACACATCTACTATTTTTGAGACCGTTGGGGCCAACCTGGACCGGCAACTGTTCGAGACGGTCGCAATTGGTGTTGTCAATTTACTGTTCACAGTGGTAGCGATGTGGCAGGTCGATAAGCTGGGCCGTAAGCCGTTGATGCTGTTTGGGGCCATTGGTCTCAGCATTCTCTACGTCGTTATTGCGACGCTGCTGCAAACCGGAGCGTCGGCAGGATTATTATCCATCTTTGTGCTGTTGGCCATTGCTACCTACGCCACCTCGCTGGCACCCGTAACCTGGGTACTTATTTCCGAAATCTTCCCGAACCGGGTGCGGGGGCTGGCTTCGTCGGTTGCGATTCTGGCGCTATGGGGGTCGTATTTCATCCTCGTCTTCACCTTCCCTATCCTCGCCGAGACGCTTGGTACGTATGGACCGTTCTGGCTATACGCCGGTATTTGCCTGATCGGGTTCGTGTTCGTTCTCCGCAACGTACGCGAAACGAAGGGCAAGACGCTGGAAGAAATGGAAGAAGTTTTCATGCCGCACTAA